One genomic region from Chthoniobacterales bacterium encodes:
- a CDS encoding aminotransferase class III-fold pyridoxal phosphate-dependent enzyme, with the protein MPTLPPFDFQPTPYTGPSAEEVLAMRHAHVSPGIFAYYKKPLMIVEGKGQWLFDEKGRRYLDGFAGIVTVSVGHCHPHVIAAANRQNELLQHTTTIYLHPNIAEYATALAAKMPGNLKVCYFTNSGSEANDLALLMARAYTGNYDMIALRNGYHGGSQSTMGLTSHSTWKFNVPHSFGVQHALAPDPYRGLYGYDDPDAGTKYASDIQSLIQFGSSGKIAGFIAESIQGVGGTIVFPDGYLQKAYEHTRAAGGVCIADEVQAGFGRTGEKFWGFETQGVIPDIVTMAKGIGNGVPLAAVVTTPEIARTLASRIHFNTFGGNPVCMAQGKAVLEVIEREGLQSNSGVVGGHLLAGFQKLAEKHNIIGDIRGKGLMLGVDLVKDRVSKTPAKEECLQVFEKAKDLGLLIGKGGYFGNVLRIKPPMCITQADASFMLEVLDECFTSL; encoded by the coding sequence ATGCCTACTCTCCCTCCATTCGACTTCCAACCGACTCCCTACACCGGCCCTTCAGCCGAAGAAGTGCTCGCCATGCGCCACGCGCACGTCAGCCCGGGCATTTTCGCTTATTACAAAAAGCCGCTCATGATCGTCGAAGGCAAGGGCCAGTGGCTCTTCGACGAAAAAGGCCGCCGCTACCTCGATGGCTTCGCCGGCATCGTCACCGTCAGCGTCGGGCATTGCCACCCGCACGTCATCGCCGCAGCCAATCGCCAAAACGAATTGCTCCAGCACACGACGACGATTTATCTCCATCCTAACATCGCGGAGTACGCCACCGCGCTCGCCGCCAAAATGCCAGGCAATTTGAAGGTCTGCTACTTCACCAACTCCGGCTCCGAGGCCAACGATCTCGCACTCCTCATGGCCCGCGCCTACACGGGAAATTACGACATGATCGCCCTGCGCAACGGCTATCACGGAGGGAGTCAGAGCACGATGGGACTCACCTCGCACTCGACCTGGAAATTCAACGTGCCGCACAGTTTCGGCGTCCAGCACGCGCTCGCACCCGACCCGTATCGCGGCCTCTACGGTTACGACGATCCAGACGCCGGAACGAAATATGCCTCCGACATTCAGAGTTTGATCCAATTCGGCAGCTCGGGAAAAATCGCGGGCTTCATCGCCGAATCCATTCAGGGCGTGGGCGGCACGATTGTTTTCCCCGACGGCTATCTGCAAAAAGCCTACGAGCACACCCGCGCCGCCGGTGGCGTCTGCATCGCCGACGAAGTGCAGGCCGGCTTCGGTCGCACCGGCGAGAAATTCTGGGGATTTGAAACCCAGGGCGTCATTCCCGACATCGTCACCATGGCGAAGGGAATCGGCAACGGCGTCCCGCTCGCAGCCGTCGTCACCACACCGGAAATCGCGCGGACGCTCGCCTCCCGAATCCACTTCAATACCTTTGGCGGAAACCCCGTTTGCATGGCGCAGGGCAAGGCCGTTCTGGAAGTGATCGAGCGCGAGGGATTGCAATCCAACTCGGGTGTCGTCGGCGGCCATTTGCTGGCTGGTTTCCAGAAGCTGGCGGAGAAACATAACATCATCGGCGACATCCGCGGCAAGGGCCTCATGTTAGGAGTCGATCTGGTGAAGGATCGTGTTAGCAAGACGCCGGCCAAGGAGGAATGCCTGCAGGTTTTCGAGAAAGCCAAGGACCTCGGGCTCCTCATCGGCAAGGGCGGCTACTTCGGCAACGTCCTGCGCATCAAACCGCCGATGTGCATTACCCAGGCCGATGCCAGCTTCATGTTAGAAGTCCTCGACGAATGCTTCACATCGCTATGA
- the pucL gene encoding factor-independent urate hydroxylase codes for MLHIAMKLTSHQYGKQRVRVMKIIRDGNTQTVKELTIGVALQGDFETSYTAGDNSLVVATDTMKNTVQALAKDHLGTDTEKFLAYLGHHFVSKYPQVKTATISSKEHVWQRLTIGGAPHPHSFSGNDSSTPFSEITVTAAGGSAFSGIDNWLLLKSTGSSFVDYPRCEFTTLPETTDRVLATSIKATWKWTGELDNYATANEAIVSAMLVPFSNNHSPSAQTTLFEMGAAALAACPNISEIHIVMPNKHYILVPLDKFGLENNNDIFLPIDEPHGQIEATVSR; via the coding sequence ATGCTTCACATCGCTATGAAACTCACCTCGCACCAATACGGCAAACAGCGCGTGCGCGTGATGAAAATCATTCGCGACGGCAACACGCAAACCGTCAAGGAACTCACCATCGGCGTCGCGCTGCAAGGCGACTTTGAGACGTCTTACACCGCTGGCGACAACAGCCTCGTCGTCGCCACCGACACGATGAAAAACACGGTGCAGGCTCTCGCCAAGGATCACCTCGGCACCGACACGGAGAAGTTTCTGGCCTACCTTGGCCATCATTTTGTCAGCAAATATCCACAGGTGAAAACAGCCACCATCAGCTCGAAGGAACATGTCTGGCAGCGCCTCACCATCGGCGGCGCGCCGCATCCGCACAGCTTCTCCGGCAACGACAGCTCGACTCCATTTTCCGAGATTACCGTCACTGCGGCCGGCGGGTCCGCCTTCTCTGGAATCGACAATTGGCTCCTCCTAAAATCCACCGGCTCGAGCTTCGTGGATTATCCGCGCTGCGAGTTTACCACTTTGCCCGAGACGACCGACCGCGTGCTCGCCACTTCGATCAAGGCCACTTGGAAATGGACAGGCGAGTTAGATAACTATGCCACTGCCAACGAGGCGATTGTTAGTGCGATGTTAGTTCCGTTTTCTAACAATCACAGCCCAAGTGCGCAAACGACACTATTCGAAATGGGTGCCGCCGCCCTGGCGGCTTGTCCTAACATCAGCGAGATCCACATTGTGATGCCCAACAAACACTACATCCTCGTTCCGCTCGACAAGTTCGGCCTGGAAAACAACAACGACATTTTCCTGCCCATCGACGAGCCGCACGGCCAGATCGAGGCCACGGTGAGCCGCTGA
- a CDS encoding XdhC/CoxI family protein: MITDFILSAVVAARAKRTPCATITVAATTGSVPRSIGAKMLVYLNGETIGTIGGGKLESLAVGVAFECIGSGQPLLKTYPLREDEPDSFGAICGGEVTLFFEPIARKEALFLIGAGHCARAIAKLAADCDFHVSIIDERADELALCDMAHEKIQRAPAEFISSRDWKSDDALILVSRNFLGDQDALAAILTRPLPGYVGMIGSRRKVLHVFDELRRQGCNSDLLARVHAPIGLDIGADSPIEIAISVLAEVMLVLRGRSGSHLSLR, from the coding sequence ATGATTACCGACTTCATTCTCTCCGCCGTTGTTGCCGCGAGAGCCAAGCGAACACCCTGCGCCACCATCACCGTCGCCGCAACGACCGGCTCTGTGCCGCGTTCCATTGGCGCAAAAATGCTCGTCTATCTCAACGGCGAAACCATCGGCACCATCGGTGGCGGCAAACTCGAATCGCTCGCCGTCGGAGTTGCATTTGAATGCATCGGCAGTGGCCAGCCGCTTCTCAAAACCTACCCATTGCGCGAAGACGAACCCGATTCCTTCGGCGCGATCTGCGGCGGCGAGGTCACTCTTTTCTTCGAGCCCATTGCCCGCAAGGAAGCCCTCTTTCTCATCGGCGCCGGACATTGCGCACGGGCCATCGCCAAACTCGCGGCCGACTGCGATTTCCATGTTAGCATCATCGACGAGCGCGCCGACGAACTCGCCCTCTGCGACATGGCCCACGAAAAAATCCAGCGCGCTCCCGCTGAATTCATCAGCAGCCGCGATTGGAAATCCGACGACGCGCTCATCCTTGTCAGTCGCAATTTTCTCGGCGACCAGGACGCGCTCGCCGCCATTCTCACACGTCCGCTGCCCGGCTACGTCGGCATGATCGGCAGCCGCCGCAAAGTCCTCCACGTCTTCGATGAACTCCGCAGACAAGGCTGCAACTCCGATCTGCTCGCCCGCGTCCACGCCCCCATCGGACTCGACATCGGCGCCGATTCCCCCATCGAAATCGCCATCAGCGTCCTGGCCGAAGTCATGTTAGTCCTCCGCGGACGCAGCGGTTCGCACCTGAGTCTACGTTAG
- a CDS encoding DUF3309 family protein, whose protein sequence is MSTILLIVLILLLVGAIPSWPHSRSWGYGPSGGLGLILVIIIILMLMGRF, encoded by the coding sequence ATGTCCACCATTCTACTCATCGTCCTCATCCTGCTTCTCGTTGGTGCCATTCCCTCCTGGCCGCATAGCCGCTCTTGGGGCTACGGACCAAGTGGGGGCCTGGGTCTGATTCTGGTCATCATCATTATTCTGATGTTGATGGGCCGGTTTTAG
- the lpdA gene encoding dihydrolipoyl dehydrogenase, translating to MPTFDLVVIGAGPAGYVAAIRAAQLGLKTAIVEKGKTLGGTCLNIGCIPSKALLNSTEHLHFAQKKAAKHGIIIEKISVDLAKMQARKDGVVKQLTGGVEFLIKKNGITRFEGVGKVTAPGKVTVTGAKTEELETTSILLATGSVPSEIPHLPVDGETVVTSTEALSFSEIPKRLLVIGGGAIGLELGSVWARLGSAVTVVEFLPRIAAFYDPDVTTTLQKCLASEGITFHLDTAVTALTVEKGIATATLKTKDGQESTLEADKVLVSVGRKPYLAGVVDDSLGLKLTSRGQVEVDAHYATNIPGIYAIGDIISGPMLAHKAEDEGVACAERLAGKAGHVNYDIIPNVIYTEPEVSSVGLTETAAKEKGIAVNVGKFIFKANGRAIASDATEGFVKIVADAKTDRLLGAQIIGTGASELIAECVSVMEFSGSAEDIARTIHSHPTMTESVKEAALAVAKRSIHAVN from the coding sequence ATGCCCACATTTGATCTCGTCGTCATCGGAGCCGGACCTGCCGGTTATGTCGCAGCCATTCGCGCCGCGCAACTTGGCTTGAAAACGGCCATCGTCGAGAAAGGCAAAACCCTCGGCGGCACTTGTCTGAACATCGGCTGCATCCCGAGCAAGGCCTTGCTCAACTCAACCGAGCACCTCCATTTCGCCCAGAAGAAGGCGGCCAAACACGGGATCATCATAGAAAAAATCTCCGTCGATCTGGCCAAAATGCAGGCGCGCAAAGACGGCGTCGTGAAGCAACTCACCGGCGGCGTGGAGTTTCTGATCAAGAAAAACGGCATTACGCGTTTCGAGGGCGTGGGGAAAGTCACCGCGCCGGGAAAAGTGACGGTCACCGGCGCAAAAACCGAGGAACTGGAGACGACTTCCATTCTTCTCGCGACGGGCAGCGTGCCGTCGGAAATCCCGCATTTGCCGGTCGATGGCGAAACAGTGGTCACCAGCACCGAGGCGCTCAGTTTTTCCGAAATTCCGAAGCGGCTGCTCGTGATCGGCGGCGGCGCGATTGGATTGGAACTCGGCTCTGTCTGGGCACGGCTCGGCAGCGCGGTGACGGTGGTGGAATTTCTCCCACGCATCGCGGCGTTTTACGATCCAGACGTTACGACGACGCTGCAAAAATGTCTCGCTTCGGAGGGGATCACGTTCCACCTCGATACGGCTGTAACTGCGCTCACCGTGGAAAAAGGCATCGCCACGGCGACCTTGAAAACCAAGGACGGCCAGGAATCCACGCTCGAGGCGGACAAGGTTCTCGTCTCAGTCGGGCGCAAGCCGTATCTCGCCGGAGTCGTGGACGATTCGCTCGGGCTGAAGCTAACATCGCGCGGCCAGGTCGAGGTCGATGCGCATTACGCGACTAACATTCCCGGCATTTACGCCATCGGCGACATCATTTCCGGTCCGATGCTGGCCCACAAGGCCGAGGACGAAGGCGTCGCCTGCGCCGAGCGGCTCGCGGGCAAGGCCGGGCATGTGAATTACGACATCATCCCGAACGTGATTTATACCGAGCCCGAGGTTTCCAGCGTTGGTCTCACCGAGACGGCGGCGAAGGAAAAAGGTATCGCGGTGAATGTCGGCAAATTCATTTTCAAAGCCAACGGACGCGCCATTGCCTCCGATGCGACGGAAGGGTTTGTGAAGATCGTGGCCGACGCCAAGACGGATCGCCTGCTCGGCGCACAAATCATTGGAACCGGCGCTTCAGAATTGATCGCCGAATGTGTCAGCGTCATGGAATTTAGCGGCAGTGCCGAGGACATCGCGCGGACGATTCACAGTCATCCGACGATGACCGAATCCGTGAAGGAAGCCGCGCTCGCCGTGGCGAAACGCTCCATTCACGCGGTCAACTAA
- a CDS encoding aldo/keto reductase, whose amino-acid sequence MHPSPTRYQSMQYRRCGRSGLQLPAISLGLWHNFGSVDNFGNARDMISTAFDLGITHFDLANNYGPIPGSAETNFGKILHVDFANHRDEMIISSKAGYTMWPGPYGDWGSRKYLLSSLDQSLSRMKLDYVDIFYHHRPDPNTPLEETMGALAHAVRQGKALYVGLSNYYNPELAVRAVTILQEMGVPCLIHQPAYNMMANRTLETGTFPALEALGVGEIVFSPLAQGLLTNKYLNGVPSDSRAANPHGFLKESAITPEKITMVRALAAMAAERNQTLAQMALAWCLRFRAVTSVLIGASRPSQIIDCVACVENLAFTDAELDRIETILAA is encoded by the coding sequence ATGCATCCCTCCCCCACCCGCTATCAGTCCATGCAATACCGCCGCTGCGGCCGCAGTGGACTGCAACTCCCGGCCATTTCCCTCGGGCTCTGGCATAATTTCGGCAGCGTGGATAATTTCGGCAACGCGCGGGACATGATCTCCACCGCGTTCGATCTAGGCATCACGCACTTCGATCTGGCGAATAATTACGGTCCGATTCCAGGTTCCGCTGAGACGAATTTCGGGAAAATTCTGCACGTCGACTTCGCAAACCATCGCGACGAAATGATCATTTCCAGCAAGGCTGGCTACACGATGTGGCCCGGGCCTTATGGCGACTGGGGCTCTCGCAAATATCTCCTCTCCAGCCTCGATCAGAGTCTGAGTCGCATGAAACTCGACTACGTCGATATTTTCTATCATCACCGGCCCGATCCGAACACGCCGCTCGAGGAAACGATGGGTGCGCTCGCCCATGCGGTGCGCCAGGGCAAGGCGCTTTACGTCGGTCTCTCGAATTACTACAACCCCGAGCTGGCGGTGCGCGCGGTCACGATTTTGCAGGAAATGGGCGTGCCGTGCCTGATCCATCAGCCCGCCTATAACATGATGGCAAATCGCACGCTGGAGACCGGGACGTTTCCCGCGTTGGAAGCGCTCGGCGTCGGCGAAATCGTCTTCTCGCCGCTCGCGCAAGGGCTGCTCACGAACAAATATCTGAACGGAGTTCCATCCGATTCACGCGCGGCGAATCCGCATGGATTTCTGAAGGAAAGCGCCATTACGCCGGAGAAAATAACAATGGTTCGCGCACTGGCCGCCATGGCCGCCGAACGCAACCAGACGCTGGCGCAAATGGCACTCGCCTGGTGCCTGCGTTTCCGCGCGGTGACCTCGGTCCTAATCGGAGCGAGCCGCCCGAGCCAGATCATTGATTGCGTCGCGTGCGTGGAAAATCTGGCGTTCACCGACGCCGAACTCGACCGGATCGAGACCATCCTGGCGGCGTAA